One window of the Dendropsophus ebraccatus isolate aDenEbr1 chromosome 12, aDenEbr1.pat, whole genome shotgun sequence genome contains the following:
- the CNOT3 gene encoding CCR4-NOT transcription complex subunit 3 isoform X1, translated as MADKRKLQGEIDRCLKKVSEGVEQFEDIWQKLHNAANANQKEKYEADLKKEIKKLQRLRDQIKTWVASNEIKDKRQLIENRKLIETQMERFKVVERETKTKAYSKEGLGLAQKVDPAQKEKEEVGQWLTNTIDTLNMGVDQFESEVESLSVQTRKKKGDKDQKQDRIEGLKKHIEKHRYHIRMLETILRMLDNDSINVDAIRKIKDDVEYYVDSSQDPDFEENEFLYDDLDLEDIPQALAATSPPSHSHMEDEIFNQSSSTPTSTTSSSPIPPSPANCTTENSEDDKKIRGRSTDSEVSQSPAKNGSKSIHNNHHPQSPAVTPSYQIGSSSSTSSLGNGPGTNSNGAVSNSSSTSSNSSTNSKNNPSSGHTSGTPTPYAQAVAPPPSSTNTSQPRPPSAQQNTSKQNGATSYSSVVAENSADTALSNSSQSQSNQSVIHNPPTSTAKETNSVSQPASSSSTSTGPSLLLPLNVNPPSSPTPSFSDPKPSQPLLNGPPQFSTTPEIKAPEPLSTLKSMAERAAIGTTLEDPVPAIHLAEREILITTTTTQPPATQPSTQLSEVNIPLSLGVCPLGPVPLTTDQLYQQAMEDAAWHHMPHPSDSERIRQYLPRNPCPTPQYHHQMPPPHSDTVEFYQRLSTETLFFIFYYLEGTKAQYLAAKALKKQSWRFHTKYMMWFQRHEEPKTITDEFEQGTYIYFDYEKWGQRKKEGFTFEYRYLEDRDLQ; from the exons GTGAGATTGATCGGTGTTTGAAAAAGGTGTCGGAAGGGGTGGAGCAGTTCGAAGATATTTGGCAAAAG CTGCACAATGCAGCAAATGCCAATCAGAAAGAGAAATATGAAGCAGACTTGAAGAAGGAGATTAAGAAGCTACAG AGATTGCGGGACCAAATAAAGACATGGGTGGCATCCAATGAGATCAAAGACAAGAGGCAGCTTATTGAAAACCGAAAACTAATAGAAACG CAAATGGAGAGGTTCAAAGTGGTAGAAcgggaaacaaaaacaaaagcatACTCTAAGGAAGGCCTTGGTCTTGCTCAGAAGGTTGACCCAGCTCAGAAGGAGAAGGAAGAGGTTGGACAGTGGTTAACG AACACAATAGACACCTTGAACATGGGCGTGGATCAGTTCGAAAGTGAGGTGGAGTCTTTGTCGGTACAAACACGGAAAAAGAAAGGAGACAAGGAT CAGAAGCAGGACAGGATCGAGGGACTGAAGAAGCACATAGAAAAACATAGGTACCACATCCGAATGCTGGAAACCATTCTGCGAATGTTGGATAATGACTCAATCAATGTGGATGCAATCAGGAAGATAAAGGATGATGTAGAATACTATGTGGACTCTTCGCAAGATCCTGATTTTGAAGAGAATGAATTCCTCTATGATGACCTTGATTTAGAAGACATTC CACAGGCGTTGGCAGCTACTTCCCCACCAAGCCACAGTCACATGGAGGATGAGATCTTCAACCAGTCTAGCAGCACTCCCACCTCCACCACATCAAGTTCTCCTATTCCACCAAGTCCTGCCAATTGCACCACA GAAAACTCAGAAGATGACAAGAAAATCCGAGGGAGATCTACAGACAGCGAAGTAAGTCAG TCACCAGCAAAGAACGGTTCTAAAAGTATCCATAACAACCATCATCCGCAGTCCCCTGCAGTGACGCCAAGTTACCAAATAGGAAGCAGTTCCAGCACGTCATCTCTCGGGAATGGGCCGGGTACAAACAGCAATGGAGCAGTATCAAACAGCAGCAGTACGAGCAGCAACAGCAGCACCAACAGCAAAAACAACCCGTCCAGTGGACACACATCTGGTACACCCACCCCTTATGCACAGGCCGTGGCTCCTCCTCCATCTAGTACAAATACATCGCAGCCGAGGCCCCCCAGTGCTCAGCAAAATACAAGCAAGCAAAATGGAGCAACAA GTTATAGCTCTGTAGTAGCAGAAAATTCAGCTGATACTGCACTTAGTAATAGCAGTCAATCACAATCCAACCAGTCTGTGATTCACAACCCACCAACCAGCACTGC GAAAGAAACAAACAGTGTATCACAGCCAGCCAGCAGCAGTAGTACCAGCACTGGGCCTAGCTTACTATTACCCTTAAATGTAAATCCTCCCAGTTCGCCAACACCCAGTTTCAGTGACCCTAAACCCAGCCAGCCACTACTAAACGGGCCACCTCAGTTCAGCACCACACCGGAGATCAAG GCACCTGAACCTTTAAGTACACTGAAATCCATGGCAGAACGTGCAGCTATTGGAACTACGTTAGAAGATCCTGTCCCTGCAATCCATCTGGCTGAGCGAG AAATTCTTATCACTACAACCACAACACAACCTCCGGCCACTCAGCCATCAACTCAGCTTTCAGAAGTGAACATCCCTCTTTCACTGGGTGTGTGTCCACTGGGACCAGTTCCCCTTACAACAGATCAGCTTTACCAGCAAGCAATGGAAGATGCAGCATGGCATCATATGCCTCACCCTTCAGATTCAGAGAGAATACG GCAATACCTCCCAAGAAATCCTTGTCCGACACCCCAGTATCATCACCAGATGCCCCCGCCTCACTCGGACACAGTAGAATTCTACCAGCGACTTTCTACAGAGACTCTCTTCTTTATCTTTTACTATCTGGAG GGCACTAAAGCACAGTATTTAGCTGCTAAAGCTTTGAAAAAGCAGTCATGGAGGTTTCACACCAAATACATGATGTGGTTCCAGAGACACGAGGAGCCCAAGACAATAACTGATGAGTTTGAGCAG GGGACATATATTTACTTTGACTATGAAAAATGGGGCCAGAGGAAGAAAGAAGGTTTCACGTTTGAATACCGTTACCTAGAGGATCGTGACTTACAGTGA
- the CNOT3 gene encoding CCR4-NOT transcription complex subunit 3 isoform X4 — protein MADKRKLQGEIDRCLKKVSEGVEQFEDIWQKLHNAANANQKEKYEADLKKEIKKLQRLRDQIKTWVASNEIKDKRQLIENRKLIETQMERFKVVERETKTKAYSKEGLGLAQKVDPAQKEKEEVGQWLTNTIDTLNMGVDQFESEVESLSVQTRKKKGDKDQKQDRIEGLKKHIEKHRYHIRMLETILRMLDNDSINVDAIRKIKDDVEYYVDSSQDPDFEENEFLYDDLDLEDIPQALAATSPPSHSHMEDEIFNQSSSTPTSTTSSSPIPPSPANCTTENSEDDKKIRGRSTDSEVSQSPAVTPSYQIGSSSSTSSLGNGPGTNSNGAVSNSSSTSSNSSTNSKNNPSSGHTSGTPTPYAQAVAPPPSSTNTSQPRPPSAQQNTSKQNGATSYSSVVAENSADTALSNSSQSQSNQSVIHNPPTSTAKETNSVSQPASSSSTSTGPSLLLPLNVNPPSSPTPSFSDPKPSQPLLNGPPQFSTTPEIKAPEPLSTLKSMAERAAIGTTLEDPVPAIHLAEREILITTTTTQPPATQPSTQLSEVNIPLSLGVCPLGPVPLTTDQLYQQAMEDAAWHHMPHPSDSERIRQYLPRNPCPTPQYHHQMPPPHSDTVEFYQRLSTETLFFIFYYLEGTKAQYLAAKALKKQSWRFHTKYMMWFQRHEEPKTITDEFEQGTYIYFDYEKWGQRKKEGFTFEYRYLEDRDLQ, from the exons GTGAGATTGATCGGTGTTTGAAAAAGGTGTCGGAAGGGGTGGAGCAGTTCGAAGATATTTGGCAAAAG CTGCACAATGCAGCAAATGCCAATCAGAAAGAGAAATATGAAGCAGACTTGAAGAAGGAGATTAAGAAGCTACAG AGATTGCGGGACCAAATAAAGACATGGGTGGCATCCAATGAGATCAAAGACAAGAGGCAGCTTATTGAAAACCGAAAACTAATAGAAACG CAAATGGAGAGGTTCAAAGTGGTAGAAcgggaaacaaaaacaaaagcatACTCTAAGGAAGGCCTTGGTCTTGCTCAGAAGGTTGACCCAGCTCAGAAGGAGAAGGAAGAGGTTGGACAGTGGTTAACG AACACAATAGACACCTTGAACATGGGCGTGGATCAGTTCGAAAGTGAGGTGGAGTCTTTGTCGGTACAAACACGGAAAAAGAAAGGAGACAAGGAT CAGAAGCAGGACAGGATCGAGGGACTGAAGAAGCACATAGAAAAACATAGGTACCACATCCGAATGCTGGAAACCATTCTGCGAATGTTGGATAATGACTCAATCAATGTGGATGCAATCAGGAAGATAAAGGATGATGTAGAATACTATGTGGACTCTTCGCAAGATCCTGATTTTGAAGAGAATGAATTCCTCTATGATGACCTTGATTTAGAAGACATTC CACAGGCGTTGGCAGCTACTTCCCCACCAAGCCACAGTCACATGGAGGATGAGATCTTCAACCAGTCTAGCAGCACTCCCACCTCCACCACATCAAGTTCTCCTATTCCACCAAGTCCTGCCAATTGCACCACA GAAAACTCAGAAGATGACAAGAAAATCCGAGGGAGATCTACAGACAGCGAAGTAAGTCAG TCCCCTGCAGTGACGCCAAGTTACCAAATAGGAAGCAGTTCCAGCACGTCATCTCTCGGGAATGGGCCGGGTACAAACAGCAATGGAGCAGTATCAAACAGCAGCAGTACGAGCAGCAACAGCAGCACCAACAGCAAAAACAACCCGTCCAGTGGACACACATCTGGTACACCCACCCCTTATGCACAGGCCGTGGCTCCTCCTCCATCTAGTACAAATACATCGCAGCCGAGGCCCCCCAGTGCTCAGCAAAATACAAGCAAGCAAAATGGAGCAACAA GTTATAGCTCTGTAGTAGCAGAAAATTCAGCTGATACTGCACTTAGTAATAGCAGTCAATCACAATCCAACCAGTCTGTGATTCACAACCCACCAACCAGCACTGC GAAAGAAACAAACAGTGTATCACAGCCAGCCAGCAGCAGTAGTACCAGCACTGGGCCTAGCTTACTATTACCCTTAAATGTAAATCCTCCCAGTTCGCCAACACCCAGTTTCAGTGACCCTAAACCCAGCCAGCCACTACTAAACGGGCCACCTCAGTTCAGCACCACACCGGAGATCAAG GCACCTGAACCTTTAAGTACACTGAAATCCATGGCAGAACGTGCAGCTATTGGAACTACGTTAGAAGATCCTGTCCCTGCAATCCATCTGGCTGAGCGAG AAATTCTTATCACTACAACCACAACACAACCTCCGGCCACTCAGCCATCAACTCAGCTTTCAGAAGTGAACATCCCTCTTTCACTGGGTGTGTGTCCACTGGGACCAGTTCCCCTTACAACAGATCAGCTTTACCAGCAAGCAATGGAAGATGCAGCATGGCATCATATGCCTCACCCTTCAGATTCAGAGAGAATACG GCAATACCTCCCAAGAAATCCTTGTCCGACACCCCAGTATCATCACCAGATGCCCCCGCCTCACTCGGACACAGTAGAATTCTACCAGCGACTTTCTACAGAGACTCTCTTCTTTATCTTTTACTATCTGGAG GGCACTAAAGCACAGTATTTAGCTGCTAAAGCTTTGAAAAAGCAGTCATGGAGGTTTCACACCAAATACATGATGTGGTTCCAGAGACACGAGGAGCCCAAGACAATAACTGATGAGTTTGAGCAG GGGACATATATTTACTTTGACTATGAAAAATGGGGCCAGAGGAAGAAAGAAGGTTTCACGTTTGAATACCGTTACCTAGAGGATCGTGACTTACAGTGA
- the CNOT3 gene encoding CCR4-NOT transcription complex subunit 3 isoform X3, with product MADKRKLQGEIDRCLKKVSEGVEQFEDIWQKLHNAANANQKEKYEADLKKEIKKLQRLRDQIKTWVASNEIKDKRQLIENRKLIETQMERFKVVERETKTKAYSKEGLGLAQKVDPAQKEKEEVGQWLTNTIDTLNMGVDQFESEVESLSVQTRKKKGDKDQKQDRIEGLKKHIEKHRYHIRMLETILRMLDNDSINVDAIRKIKDDVEYYVDSSQDPDFEENEFLYDDLDLEDIPQALAATSPPSHSHMEDEIFNQSSSTPTSTTSSSPIPPSPANCTTENSEDDKKIRGRSTDSESPAKNGSKSIHNNHHPQSPAVTPSYQIGSSSSTSSLGNGPGTNSNGAVSNSSSTSSNSSTNSKNNPSSGHTSGTPTPYAQAVAPPPSSTNTSQPRPPSAQQNTSKQNGATSYSSVVAENSADTALSNSSQSQSNQSVIHNPPTSTAKETNSVSQPASSSSTSTGPSLLLPLNVNPPSSPTPSFSDPKPSQPLLNGPPQFSTTPEIKAPEPLSTLKSMAERAAIGTTLEDPVPAIHLAEREILITTTTTQPPATQPSTQLSEVNIPLSLGVCPLGPVPLTTDQLYQQAMEDAAWHHMPHPSDSERIRQYLPRNPCPTPQYHHQMPPPHSDTVEFYQRLSTETLFFIFYYLEGTKAQYLAAKALKKQSWRFHTKYMMWFQRHEEPKTITDEFEQGTYIYFDYEKWGQRKKEGFTFEYRYLEDRDLQ from the exons GTGAGATTGATCGGTGTTTGAAAAAGGTGTCGGAAGGGGTGGAGCAGTTCGAAGATATTTGGCAAAAG CTGCACAATGCAGCAAATGCCAATCAGAAAGAGAAATATGAAGCAGACTTGAAGAAGGAGATTAAGAAGCTACAG AGATTGCGGGACCAAATAAAGACATGGGTGGCATCCAATGAGATCAAAGACAAGAGGCAGCTTATTGAAAACCGAAAACTAATAGAAACG CAAATGGAGAGGTTCAAAGTGGTAGAAcgggaaacaaaaacaaaagcatACTCTAAGGAAGGCCTTGGTCTTGCTCAGAAGGTTGACCCAGCTCAGAAGGAGAAGGAAGAGGTTGGACAGTGGTTAACG AACACAATAGACACCTTGAACATGGGCGTGGATCAGTTCGAAAGTGAGGTGGAGTCTTTGTCGGTACAAACACGGAAAAAGAAAGGAGACAAGGAT CAGAAGCAGGACAGGATCGAGGGACTGAAGAAGCACATAGAAAAACATAGGTACCACATCCGAATGCTGGAAACCATTCTGCGAATGTTGGATAATGACTCAATCAATGTGGATGCAATCAGGAAGATAAAGGATGATGTAGAATACTATGTGGACTCTTCGCAAGATCCTGATTTTGAAGAGAATGAATTCCTCTATGATGACCTTGATTTAGAAGACATTC CACAGGCGTTGGCAGCTACTTCCCCACCAAGCCACAGTCACATGGAGGATGAGATCTTCAACCAGTCTAGCAGCACTCCCACCTCCACCACATCAAGTTCTCCTATTCCACCAAGTCCTGCCAATTGCACCACA GAAAACTCAGAAGATGACAAGAAAATCCGAGGGAGATCTACAGACAGCGAA TCACCAGCAAAGAACGGTTCTAAAAGTATCCATAACAACCATCATCCGCAGTCCCCTGCAGTGACGCCAAGTTACCAAATAGGAAGCAGTTCCAGCACGTCATCTCTCGGGAATGGGCCGGGTACAAACAGCAATGGAGCAGTATCAAACAGCAGCAGTACGAGCAGCAACAGCAGCACCAACAGCAAAAACAACCCGTCCAGTGGACACACATCTGGTACACCCACCCCTTATGCACAGGCCGTGGCTCCTCCTCCATCTAGTACAAATACATCGCAGCCGAGGCCCCCCAGTGCTCAGCAAAATACAAGCAAGCAAAATGGAGCAACAA GTTATAGCTCTGTAGTAGCAGAAAATTCAGCTGATACTGCACTTAGTAATAGCAGTCAATCACAATCCAACCAGTCTGTGATTCACAACCCACCAACCAGCACTGC GAAAGAAACAAACAGTGTATCACAGCCAGCCAGCAGCAGTAGTACCAGCACTGGGCCTAGCTTACTATTACCCTTAAATGTAAATCCTCCCAGTTCGCCAACACCCAGTTTCAGTGACCCTAAACCCAGCCAGCCACTACTAAACGGGCCACCTCAGTTCAGCACCACACCGGAGATCAAG GCACCTGAACCTTTAAGTACACTGAAATCCATGGCAGAACGTGCAGCTATTGGAACTACGTTAGAAGATCCTGTCCCTGCAATCCATCTGGCTGAGCGAG AAATTCTTATCACTACAACCACAACACAACCTCCGGCCACTCAGCCATCAACTCAGCTTTCAGAAGTGAACATCCCTCTTTCACTGGGTGTGTGTCCACTGGGACCAGTTCCCCTTACAACAGATCAGCTTTACCAGCAAGCAATGGAAGATGCAGCATGGCATCATATGCCTCACCCTTCAGATTCAGAGAGAATACG GCAATACCTCCCAAGAAATCCTTGTCCGACACCCCAGTATCATCACCAGATGCCCCCGCCTCACTCGGACACAGTAGAATTCTACCAGCGACTTTCTACAGAGACTCTCTTCTTTATCTTTTACTATCTGGAG GGCACTAAAGCACAGTATTTAGCTGCTAAAGCTTTGAAAAAGCAGTCATGGAGGTTTCACACCAAATACATGATGTGGTTCCAGAGACACGAGGAGCCCAAGACAATAACTGATGAGTTTGAGCAG GGGACATATATTTACTTTGACTATGAAAAATGGGGCCAGAGGAAGAAAGAAGGTTTCACGTTTGAATACCGTTACCTAGAGGATCGTGACTTACAGTGA
- the CNOT3 gene encoding CCR4-NOT transcription complex subunit 3 isoform X2, which yields MADKRKLQGEIDRCLKKVSEGVEQFEDIWQKLHNAANANQKEKYEADLKKEIKKLQRLRDQIKTWVASNEIKDKRQLIENRKLIETQMERFKVVERETKTKAYSKEGLGLAQKVDPAQKEKEEVGQWLTNTIDTLNMGVDQFESEVESLSVQTRKKKGDKDKQDRIEGLKKHIEKHRYHIRMLETILRMLDNDSINVDAIRKIKDDVEYYVDSSQDPDFEENEFLYDDLDLEDIPQALAATSPPSHSHMEDEIFNQSSSTPTSTTSSSPIPPSPANCTTENSEDDKKIRGRSTDSEVSQSPAKNGSKSIHNNHHPQSPAVTPSYQIGSSSSTSSLGNGPGTNSNGAVSNSSSTSSNSSTNSKNNPSSGHTSGTPTPYAQAVAPPPSSTNTSQPRPPSAQQNTSKQNGATSYSSVVAENSADTALSNSSQSQSNQSVIHNPPTSTAKETNSVSQPASSSSTSTGPSLLLPLNVNPPSSPTPSFSDPKPSQPLLNGPPQFSTTPEIKAPEPLSTLKSMAERAAIGTTLEDPVPAIHLAEREILITTTTTQPPATQPSTQLSEVNIPLSLGVCPLGPVPLTTDQLYQQAMEDAAWHHMPHPSDSERIRQYLPRNPCPTPQYHHQMPPPHSDTVEFYQRLSTETLFFIFYYLEGTKAQYLAAKALKKQSWRFHTKYMMWFQRHEEPKTITDEFEQGTYIYFDYEKWGQRKKEGFTFEYRYLEDRDLQ from the exons GTGAGATTGATCGGTGTTTGAAAAAGGTGTCGGAAGGGGTGGAGCAGTTCGAAGATATTTGGCAAAAG CTGCACAATGCAGCAAATGCCAATCAGAAAGAGAAATATGAAGCAGACTTGAAGAAGGAGATTAAGAAGCTACAG AGATTGCGGGACCAAATAAAGACATGGGTGGCATCCAATGAGATCAAAGACAAGAGGCAGCTTATTGAAAACCGAAAACTAATAGAAACG CAAATGGAGAGGTTCAAAGTGGTAGAAcgggaaacaaaaacaaaagcatACTCTAAGGAAGGCCTTGGTCTTGCTCAGAAGGTTGACCCAGCTCAGAAGGAGAAGGAAGAGGTTGGACAGTGGTTAACG AACACAATAGACACCTTGAACATGGGCGTGGATCAGTTCGAAAGTGAGGTGGAGTCTTTGTCGGTACAAACACGGAAAAAGAAAGGAGACAAGGAT AAGCAGGACAGGATCGAGGGACTGAAGAAGCACATAGAAAAACATAGGTACCACATCCGAATGCTGGAAACCATTCTGCGAATGTTGGATAATGACTCAATCAATGTGGATGCAATCAGGAAGATAAAGGATGATGTAGAATACTATGTGGACTCTTCGCAAGATCCTGATTTTGAAGAGAATGAATTCCTCTATGATGACCTTGATTTAGAAGACATTC CACAGGCGTTGGCAGCTACTTCCCCACCAAGCCACAGTCACATGGAGGATGAGATCTTCAACCAGTCTAGCAGCACTCCCACCTCCACCACATCAAGTTCTCCTATTCCACCAAGTCCTGCCAATTGCACCACA GAAAACTCAGAAGATGACAAGAAAATCCGAGGGAGATCTACAGACAGCGAAGTAAGTCAG TCACCAGCAAAGAACGGTTCTAAAAGTATCCATAACAACCATCATCCGCAGTCCCCTGCAGTGACGCCAAGTTACCAAATAGGAAGCAGTTCCAGCACGTCATCTCTCGGGAATGGGCCGGGTACAAACAGCAATGGAGCAGTATCAAACAGCAGCAGTACGAGCAGCAACAGCAGCACCAACAGCAAAAACAACCCGTCCAGTGGACACACATCTGGTACACCCACCCCTTATGCACAGGCCGTGGCTCCTCCTCCATCTAGTACAAATACATCGCAGCCGAGGCCCCCCAGTGCTCAGCAAAATACAAGCAAGCAAAATGGAGCAACAA GTTATAGCTCTGTAGTAGCAGAAAATTCAGCTGATACTGCACTTAGTAATAGCAGTCAATCACAATCCAACCAGTCTGTGATTCACAACCCACCAACCAGCACTGC GAAAGAAACAAACAGTGTATCACAGCCAGCCAGCAGCAGTAGTACCAGCACTGGGCCTAGCTTACTATTACCCTTAAATGTAAATCCTCCCAGTTCGCCAACACCCAGTTTCAGTGACCCTAAACCCAGCCAGCCACTACTAAACGGGCCACCTCAGTTCAGCACCACACCGGAGATCAAG GCACCTGAACCTTTAAGTACACTGAAATCCATGGCAGAACGTGCAGCTATTGGAACTACGTTAGAAGATCCTGTCCCTGCAATCCATCTGGCTGAGCGAG AAATTCTTATCACTACAACCACAACACAACCTCCGGCCACTCAGCCATCAACTCAGCTTTCAGAAGTGAACATCCCTCTTTCACTGGGTGTGTGTCCACTGGGACCAGTTCCCCTTACAACAGATCAGCTTTACCAGCAAGCAATGGAAGATGCAGCATGGCATCATATGCCTCACCCTTCAGATTCAGAGAGAATACG GCAATACCTCCCAAGAAATCCTTGTCCGACACCCCAGTATCATCACCAGATGCCCCCGCCTCACTCGGACACAGTAGAATTCTACCAGCGACTTTCTACAGAGACTCTCTTCTTTATCTTTTACTATCTGGAG GGCACTAAAGCACAGTATTTAGCTGCTAAAGCTTTGAAAAAGCAGTCATGGAGGTTTCACACCAAATACATGATGTGGTTCCAGAGACACGAGGAGCCCAAGACAATAACTGATGAGTTTGAGCAG GGGACATATATTTACTTTGACTATGAAAAATGGGGCCAGAGGAAGAAAGAAGGTTTCACGTTTGAATACCGTTACCTAGAGGATCGTGACTTACAGTGA